TACTTCTCGAGCCACACGTACGCGCAGATGAAGAAGTACCGGCTGCCCATTTCCTTGATCTTGAGCTTCGCGACGCCGAAACGGCGGTTGCGCCAGGAAATCGGCGTGATGGCGAAACGGTAACCGCGGACGATCGCCTTGAGTGGAATCTCCACCGTGAGATTGAAGTGCGCGCTCAGGAACGGCCGGCAGCCGTCGATCACCGTGCGGCGATAGGCCTTGAAGGCATTGGTGGTGTCGTTGAGCGGAATGCCGAACCCGACCCGCACGAGGAAGTTCGCGATGCGGTTCACTGTCAGCTTCACCCGCGGGTAGTCGTAAACGTGGCCGCCAGGCATGAATCGGCTGCCAAACGCGCACTCGTGCCCCTGGTTCAACAGACGCCAGTAGGTGACGGCGTCCTCCGGTGAGTCCGACGCATCCGCCATCATGATCACGACCGCGTCGCCGTGGCTGTGATCGAGGCCCCAGAGAATGGCCCGGCCAAAGCCGTGCTCTCCGGTATTCCGTGTGGGCGCGAGCGTGGGGTACTGCTCCTTCAGGTCCTGCAACACGGCCCAGGTGCGGTCGCGGCTGCCGTCATCCACCACGACGATCTCGTGCGGGATGTCGGCCGCCGTGAAGGCGCGCACGATGTCCGCGATCGTGGACGGCAGGGACTCCTCCTCGTCGCGGGCGGGGATGATCACCGAGTAGAGCGAGAGCGGGGCGGGAGTGGGCATGGGCGGCAATGGGGAGGTTAGGCGACGGCCGCGGCGAGGGGCGCGTGGTTGACCGGCGCGGCTAACGCCGCCGATTCCGGCGCCGTGGCTTCGGCGCCGCGGCGCGGCCAGGCGTCGACGATCTGGCGAATGGTGTCTTCGAGCGACTGGGTGATGTCCCAGGCGGGATAGTGCGCCCGCATCTTCCGCAGGTCGCTGTAGTAGCAAATGTGGTCCCCGGCGCGGGCCTGCTCGACGTACGTGTACACCTGCGGCTTGCCGGAGAACTTCTCCGCGAGCTTGAACGCCTCGAGCACGGAGCAGGCGTTACCCTTGCCTCCCCCCAGGTTGTACACCTCGCCGGCACGCGGCGCGGCGACGAAGGCCGCCATGAAGCGCGCAACATCGAGGGAGTGGATGTTGTCGCGCACCTGCTTCCCTTTGTAACCGAAGAGCCGATACTCGCGGCCCTCGAGGTTGCATTTCACGAGGTAGCTGAGGAAACCGTGCAGCTCGACCCCCGTGTGGTTGGGACCGGTGAGACAGCCGCCGCGCAGGGCGCAGGTCGGCAGATTGAAATAGCGGCCGTACTCCTGGACCATCACGTCGGCGGCGACCTTGGACGCGCCGAAGAGCGAGTGCTTCGACTGGTCGATCGTGAACGTCTCCGGAATGCCGTGCTCGAAATGCGGGTCGGCGTAGTCCCAGCGGGTCTCGAGCTCCTGCAGCGCGATGCGGTTGGGGGCGTCGCCATATACCTTGTTCGTGCTCATGTGCACGAAGGGCGACTCCGGGCACGCCTGGCGCGCCGCTTCGAGCAGGTTCAGCGTGCCGACCGCATTGGTGTCGAAATCGTCGAACGGGATGGCCGCGGCGCGATCGTGGCTCGGCTGGGCCGCGGTGTGCACGATGGCGGCCGGCTTCAGCCGCCGCACGAGGTCCAGCACGCCAGCGCGATCACGGATATCGAGTTCGTGATGCTGGAAGCCGCGGAGGTCGCGGGCGAGCCGCCGCTGGTTCCAGCGCGTGTCGCCCTGCGGGCCGAAGAAGGTCGCGCGCTGGTTGTTGTCGATGCCGTGGACCGTGTAGCCGAGTTCGCGGGCGAAGTAAGTGCACACTTCGGACCCGATCAGGCCCGAAGAGCCGGTGACGAGAAGGGTTTTCATGCGGGAGAGGGAACGCGACTCGGACCAGGGGTGGATGCGGCGTGGGGCCGCGGCCCGAGGTGCGCGACGAGAGTGTGCCGGATCGCGGCACGCCGAGGAACGGGGCGCGAACCCCATCCGAAGGTGGCGCTACGGCGGAGTTGGAAGGGCGGCAGGTTCGCGACGCGCATGCGCGCGGGTGCGGCTCACGGGCGCGGCCCCATCGCGTCGGAGCGCGGGGTGAACAAGAGGGGCAGACCGAAGCGGACGGGGGCGTCAGGTTTCGGCGCGGGCGGCGGCGGGTCGGACGGTGCGGCGGTCGTGTTCCAGAACACCCCCTGGCTCGGATTCTCGTAGGTGCCGCTGGCGGTCGTGTGCGTTCGCACCGCGCGCACCATGTACGTGGCGCCGGTCGCGGGCGTGCGGTCGATGAACTGCGTGGTGGTAACGGCCTGCGCGCTGACGCGCGCGTAGGGGCCTTCGGCGGCGGCCGCGCGGTACACGACGTACGCCATGCCCCCGGCTTCGGCGTCGGGCGAGGCGTTCCAGGCGAGTTGCACGGTGCCGTTCTGCCACGAGCCGGTCAGGCCGCTGATGGGCGCGGTGTATTCGAGGCGCAGCGTGGGGTCGCCGAGCCACGCAATGTGCACGCCGCGGCGGTACGCGTTGGCCGGGCTGTAGTAGAGCGTCGTGTTGTTCTGCGTGAGCCGGATGCCCTCGGCGAGGGGCTGGCCGAGGCCGAGCGGGTGGAGGATGAAGCTGGGCCGGCCCGACCACGCTGCGCCGAGGCCGCCGTTCGGCGCGGCGAGCGTGGCGCGGAGGAGGTTGTCTGGTTGCTGCCACTCGAGGAAGTAGCTGCCGAAAAGGAGATAGAAACCGGCGCGCGCGCGGGCGACGTCCGCGCTGGTGGCGGACTTGAACTCGCCCTGGAGGCCGAGGCTCGCGACTGCGGAATTGCCGCCGCCGCCGCTGCCAAAGGCCCACGCCGGCGCGTTTTGCTGCAGGAGCGTGATCCAGCGCTCTTGGTCCGCCGCGGCGTCCTCGGTGTTCGCCAGGAAGATGTTCTCCGCGCCGAACATCGCGGAGAAGGCGCGATACGCCCCTGCGGCGGGGACGCGCCCCCGGTCGAGCCCGACGCGGTCGCCGATCAGGGCGCGGCGGTCGAAGCGCAGGGCGGCGTGGCGAAAGGCGTGGTCCTTGTCCAGGTAGCGCGCGGTGAGCGGCACCTCGTCGAGTCCGGCGCCGATGCCGCCGAGCTCCGCAAAGTCGATGCGGCCGACGGCCAGCTCGATGTCGGAGGGAATCTCGTCGCCCTCGAAGACGCCGTTGCGATCGGCGTCGACCCAGTTGCCGTCGACATCGCCGTAGTAGGCGTCGGTCGGCATCGCGCGGTCCTCGTGGAAGTCGGGCGCGTAGTTGCCGGCCTTCGCGATGGGCACGCGACCGAGGAGGACAACGGCGCCCGAGCTCGCACCCACGGAACGGATCCGGTCGCGGACACTGGCGGGCGTGTCGTTGCGGTTCACGTTCACCTGGGTGACGAGCCAGCCGTCGCCGACGAGGTCGCTGCGGAGCCGCTGCACGCGGTCGGTGAGGTCGTCGGCAATCGTCTGCTCAACCACGAGGATCACGCGTCCGCGCTGGTCGGAGAAGGGGACGTTGATGCCGCTGAGCAGATAGCCGTAGGCGGCGTGGTCCCAGTCCGGCACGGCCGGATCGGCGAACACGCGGACAAGCTGGTACTCGTAGGCGACGCCGGGCTGGACGTTGGCGTCGGTCCAGGTCGTCTGGCCCGCGGACA
The Opitutus sp. ER46 DNA segment above includes these coding regions:
- a CDS encoding glycosyltransferase family 2 protein; amino-acid sequence: MPTPAPLSLYSVIIPARDEEESLPSTIADIVRAFTAADIPHEIVVVDDGSRDRTWAVLQDLKEQYPTLAPTRNTGEHGFGRAILWGLDHSHGDAVVIMMADASDSPEDAVTYWRLLNQGHECAFGSRFMPGGHVYDYPRVKLTVNRIANFLVRVGFGIPLNDTTNAFKAYRRTVIDGCRPFLSAHFNLTVEIPLKAIVRGYRFAITPISWRNRRFGVAKLKIKEMGSRYFFICAYVWLEKYFSRGDYRRREPRESQLLTLAPR
- a CDS encoding NAD-dependent epimerase/dehydratase family protein, which codes for MKTLLVTGSSGLIGSEVCTYFARELGYTVHGIDNNQRATFFGPQGDTRWNQRRLARDLRGFQHHELDIRDRAGVLDLVRRLKPAAIVHTAAQPSHDRAAAIPFDDFDTNAVGTLNLLEAARQACPESPFVHMSTNKVYGDAPNRIALQELETRWDYADPHFEHGIPETFTIDQSKHSLFGASKVAADVMVQEYGRYFNLPTCALRGGCLTGPNHTGVELHGFLSYLVKCNLEGREYRLFGYKGKQVRDNIHSLDVARFMAAFVAAPRAGEVYNLGGGKGNACSVLEAFKLAEKFSGKPQVYTYVEQARAGDHICYYSDLRKMRAHYPAWDITQSLEDTIRQIVDAWPRRGAEATAPESAALAAPVNHAPLAAAVA
- a CDS encoding fibronectin type III domain-containing protein, with the translated sequence MSRATPFWREVCYWGIGCLLSGTFPAQAADATWNYAVQAHATVSTSPARITLSWVEDTTPGRNGYVPSYTIARKAPGEAAWGSPQSVSAGQTTWTDANVQPGVAYEYQLVRVFADPAVPDWDHAAYGYLLSGINVPFSDQRGRVILVVEQTIADDLTDRVQRLRSDLVGDGWLVTQVNVNRNDTPASVRDRIRSVGASSGAVVLLGRVPIAKAGNYAPDFHEDRAMPTDAYYGDVDGNWVDADRNGVFEGDEIPSDIELAVGRIDFAELGGIGAGLDEVPLTARYLDKDHAFRHAALRFDRRALIGDRVGLDRGRVPAAGAYRAFSAMFGAENIFLANTEDAAADQERWITLLQQNAPAWAFGSGGGGNSAVASLGLQGEFKSATSADVARARAGFYLLFGSYFLEWQQPDNLLRATLAAPNGGLGAAWSGRPSFILHPLGLGQPLAEGIRLTQNNTTLYYSPANAYRRGVHIAWLGDPTLRLEYTAPISGLTGSWQNGTVQLAWNASPDAEAGGMAYVVYRAAAAEGPYARVSAQAVTTTQFIDRTPATGATYMVRAVRTHTTASGTYENPSQGVFWNTTAAPSDPPPPAPKPDAPVRFGLPLLFTPRSDAMGPRP